The Thermoleophilia bacterium genome includes the window TCGCTTCAGAAGAGGCCGCCGACGACTACGGCGACGAGTTGGAAGGCGGCGTGGCGCGTTGCGCACACATGTTGCAGAACGGTCGTCGGTGCCCGAACGCTGTCGCCCCCAGTACCCGCTACTGCGCGCTGCCGGGACACGACACGGTTCCGCCGGAATCGGGAGCGGGTGGGGACGAGTCCATCCCCGCGGGCGATCCGGCCACGGACATCGCTCCGGCCACCGGGATGGCGGACACGACCGACGGTGACCTCCCGGTGATCAACCAGGCTGTCACCCCGGTGGATGACGCTGTCACCTCGGCAGTGGTCGTGGACGAGGGGGCGGGGTACGAGTGATGCAGCCCCGTTCAGGCGCCACATTCCGGAGCGCATGTGCCTCGGGTGTCGCCGGCGAGTTCCCCAAACTGAGTTGGTGCGGTTCATCGCGATCCTGCGCGGGCGCTCACTGATGCTGGTGCGTGACGACGGGGCGACTCGGACCGGACGCGGGCTTTACACCTGCGCCGACCCCGAGTGCTTCACGCGTGCCGTGGAACGGCGCGCATTCCCGCGGGCTGCGCGGGGAAATGTGGTTGTGGATCCGGCCATGGCTGATTCGATGGCCGACGAGATGCGGACGAGGCAGGCATGAGCGATAAGCAGAGGGTGTACGAGATCGCGAAGGAGGAGGGACT containing:
- a CDS encoding DUF448 domain-containing protein; the encoded protein is MTLSPRQWSWTRGRGTSDAAPFRRHIPERMCLGCRRRVPQTELVRFIAILRGRSLMLVRDDGATRTGRGLYTCADPECFTRAVERRAFPRAARGNVVVDPAMADSMADEMRTRQA